From the Clostridium sp. Marseille-P299 genome, the window GCAAATTCATCCATATTTACTTTACCTATTATGATTGCTCCAGCAGCTTCTAATTTTTTAATCACCGTCGCATCATATGGAGGTATAAAATCCTCTAAAATATGGGACGAACAAGTTGTCTTAATTCCCTTGGTACAAATGTTATCTTTAATGGCAATTGGAACTCCCGCCAATGGAGAATCTTTATACTCTCCAGCATCTATCGCTTTTTGCACCTCTTTTGCACGTTCTAATGCTTGCTCTTTTAAAACAGTTACATAGCAGTGATACATTCCTTCTCTTTTCCCAATTGCCAAAAGTTGAGCTTCCACTGCATCCATAACTGATATTTCTTTTGCTTTTATTTTCATACCCAATTCAAGGGCACTTAATTTAGTAATATCCACGATACCAACCTCTCTTTCTGAACTACTGCAAACAAATAAGCCACTTAATATAATCTTACTTAGTTATTAATTTAAATCATTTGGCTTATTTATTACTCAACGGTTTTAGGAACCATAAAGCTTCCATCCTTTTGCTTTTTCGCATTTCTTAATATATTCTCTCTATCATCACCATTCGTAACAACGTCTTCACGGAATACATTTTTCATCTGAAATGCATGTGACATTGGTTCAATATCGTTCGTATCAAGTTCATTCATTATATCGATATAGTCAAGAATTTTACCTAAATCCTCTTTTGCTTTTTCTTTCTCACTTTCTGATAACTCTAATTTTGCAAGAGCTGCTACATACGTAATTATTTCATCCGTAATCTTCATAGTGACCTCCCTTTCGCCATAATAGCTTGATTTGTTTTAACAAATACCTTCAATTTTCCTATTATTTTTCATAGCTATCCATATTTGGCTTAACTATGGCTCTAATCGAGAAACATCCCTAGGAAACATAGTTGTTTCACGCACATTTGTCTCATCTAGTAATCTCATTGTCAAACGTTCTAATCCAATTCCAAGTCCACCATGAGGCGGCATTCCATGCTTATGAATCATTAGGTAGTTAGTAAAATCAGAAATATCCATTCCTCTAGCCTCCATTTTAGCTACCTGCTCCTCATAAGAATGAATACGCTGACCACCTGTCGTAATCTCCATTCCTTTAAATAATAAGTCAAAACTTAAAGTAAACTTAGGATCCTCTTTGTCATCCATCGCATAAAATGGTCTCTTCTTTGATGGATAATGAGTTACAAATACGAAATCACTATCAAACTCTTCTTTAAAATATTTTCCAATCAAAACTTCTTCTTCCGGCTCTAAATCGTAAGGATTTTTAATTTTCCTATCATATTTTTCCGCCACCAATTCCTTAGCTTTGTCAAAACGGACCGTTGGAATTTTTGATACATTTGGTAAGGTAACGTTTAAAATAGATAATTCTTTGGCATATTCTTTTTCTAAAAGTTCAAATACATAGTTTAACATCGCAGCTTCCATATCCATAATCTCTGTAAAACTATCAATGTATCCCATCTCAAAATCTAAACTTGTATATTCATTTAAATGTCTTGTTGTATTGTGTTTTTCTGCACGAAAAACTGGCGCTGCTTCAAATACTCTATCATAAACCCCAACCATCATCTGTTTGTAAAACTGAGGACTCTGGGCTAAAAATGCCTTTTTCCCGAAATATTCAAGTTTAAATACATTCGCTCCACCCTCAGCATTCCCTGCTACAATTTTAGGAGTCCTAATCTCTGTAAAATGCTGTGAGAATAAAAAGTCACGAAACCCTCGAATGATGCCTTCTTGAATTTTAAAAATGGCACGTTCCCTAATGTTGCGTAGAGATATTGGGCGTAGGGAAAGCTTTGTTTCAAGAGAAGTATTTAACTTCCACTTTGAAATTGGAATAGGCATCGTTGTATCAGGAGCTGGTTCCGATAAAATACTGACTTCCTGTAACCTGATTTCAAACCCATTTGGTGCTCTCTCTTCTAAGCTTACGACACCTTTTGCCTCAATTGTTGCTCCTTCTTTTAAGGATTTGATATCAAATCCTTCCATACCTTCATAAAACACACACTGTACAAGTCCTTCATACTTTCTCACAATTATAAATGAGAACTCACTCATATCACGAATGGTATGCACAGCCCCTCGTATTACAACCTCTTTACCGGCGTAATCACCTTTTAAAATGTCACTAATTTCTAATGCCTTTTTTTCTTTTAAACCAGTCACAAATTCCATAAACATTCGTTCAAGATAGCCGATTCTTCTTATTAGCTTTATTTTACAGCTTTATTTTGCATCTCTACTATGCAACCAAAGTTTACATTTTAAATTTACAAAACCGCGCTATCTTGACAGCCTCCTTTCAAACTAAAATTTTAAAATTTTCGTTCCGGAGGCTTTTTTATAATTCTATCAATAAAAAAAGTCCCGGAACTTTTGCTTTGTGCTTGCGCACAATTCAATCATTCCGGGACGAGAAATTCTAATTTTCCCGCGGTACCACCCACGTTGGAAAGCCAATGCTTTCCCTCTCATAGACAATCACTACCAACATAGCTAGTCTGTCACTTAACGCGTGCAACGCATAAGCTTACTTTCGATTCCTCGTTTCAACTTATGAGCTCCAGAGTGTTCCGAAATACGCTTATCATCAAAGGCATGCTCTCAGTCGGTGACACGCCATTCCTGTCTATAAATGCATACACGTATTTAAGTCTCTTTCATAGCCGATATCTAATATTTTAAAAAAGACAAAGGTATTGTAATATCAACACCCTTGCCGTTGATTCATCCTACCATATTTTATTCACATTGGCAAGTAAATTTTTAAAAATTTTCCACAAATTAAAAATCTGTCCCATTATTTGATAGCCTTTTTTTCAGATATTCTCTTCTTTTACAATAGGTTTTACATTGAATACACTCTTGTCTCATACATTCTGTGCCATCACTAATAAAGAATCCATTCTTGCCACCAAATTTTGCAACATACATCGCATAATCCGCTTTTTTATATAAATCTTCATACATATACACGTCGTCTGTAACAATAGCTACACCAATACTTATGGAAACATTTTCACTATATTTTTGAAAAATACTGTGATTGCATTGATTTATAAAACTATCTAGTTTTTCACTTAAGCTATCTTCATTCATAGATGAATGTAAGAAAATCAAAAATTCATCTCCTCCAAGTCTGCATGTTACATCCTCTTTTGAAAAGAATCGATTTAATAATTGACTAAACTCAACTAAAAGACTATCTCCAACCGGGTGCCCCAAAGAGTCATTCACTGACTTAAAATTATCTATATCAAGTAAAATTAGGATTCCCTTCGTACAATCTTTCTTTAATAGGAGCTCAATCTGCTCCTCCGCTGCAACACGGTTATATAAATTTGTTAATGGGTCACGCTTTGCCTTTTCTAACAATGCCTTATTCTTTATAATTTCTTCATTGATGTCATACAGTTTCCCCAAAGCGTAAGTTACTATACCATTATCATTTTTAATTACTTTTAGTATAACACGGCACCATTTTTTTTCATTATGCTCCTCCAAAAGAAAATCTCGGGTATCGTCTTTTTTACTTCGAATCAAATCTTTTAGAAAATCATATCTAGTATATGACATAAAATTTTCAATAAGATTCGTTCCATCAAATATTATTTTATTATTATAAATTTTAAACATATCTTTTGCATAATTGTATTCAAACAAACATTCATTTGTTAATTTGGACAATTCAATGTAACGTTTATGTTCCACTGCAATTTTATCCAACATAGCATTTTTTATTTTTATATTTCTAACATAGATTAATATACCAACGATAAACAATAATAATGCAAATACGATAATATGCATCGAATGCGTTTTTATGAAATCAATCAAAGGATACTTGATGTGGATAATTGTATTATTATAAATAATTTCTTGATTTTCTTCTGCACTAATAGAATTAATGAAACTGTTGATTATTGATAATAGATAACTGTTGTTGTCTTTATCAACGATTCCCATAGAGTACTGCAACAAACTAGAATCGCTATAATCAAGTTTAATATTTTTATACTTTGCCTTCTTTTGGAGATAAAAATTCGTGCAATAAGAATCTAAATATGCTGCTTCACATTCATTCTTATTCATCTTATTCAAGCAATCTGATATATTATAAATAAAATGTTCTTCATCACTTCGTTTCATTTTAGATTCTTTATTTGAAACATAGATACTTCTACTCTCTAGGTATGGAATCGATAAAGTTAAATCAAATTCGCTAATTAGATTAGAATTGGTTGGTAATCCAACAAACAAATCAATATCATATTTGCTTTTTTTCTTTATACAATCGTTATAGTCTTTCGCAACAATTACCTTATAGGAAAGACCTGTTTCTTGCTTTAACTTCTCTAAATAACTAATTGCAATGCCCTTAGGTTCCTCATCGTAATATTGAATTGGCGCATTACCATCGATTAACATTACATTGATTGTGCCAAGGGATTTTATATATTCTTTATTTTCCTCTGATATTGCAAATTGATTATTAATGTTAAAATACTTATCATATAAAACTGACTGTAGATACGGGTTGGATGAATCTATTTTAGCTAAAGCACTATTTAATTTATTGATCACTTCTTGATTTCCCTTAGTTGTAACCAAATAATAAGGCTCTGGTGAAAATTTCGCTATACTTTTCAATTTCCTATTTATAGATATATCTACTTGTAATATCGCATCTATGTTGCCATTAAATAATTCTTCTAATAATTCATCGTAGGTATCTATTTCTACTATTTGATATGTAAAACCATTGATATTTGCAAATTTCTCTAATTCTTGTGCTCTTTTTTTTTGGCCAGGATAAATTCCAACCTTTATTCCATTCCAGTTTTGAAAATCATTGGATAGCCATCTTGAATCTTCCTGTTTCACCGCAAGTGTTGTATAGGCCAATCCATAGTTATAACTAGGATAATCATAAATTTCAGCCAAAGAGTCGTAATATTTTACAGCTCCTAGTAAATCGATATCGCCATTTTTAAGCATCTCTAAAAGGGTAGTTAACTGTTCATTTAATGTCCCTTCTACTTCAACAAATTCATAATCCCAACCTGTATACTTTTTTATTTCATTAAGATAATCAACACTATAGCCAAAATAATTCCCTTCACTATCTTTCTCTGTTAACCTTCCTTGTATTGGATAACCTACTTTTATTACTGTCTTATTTTCGGCATAGGCTGTAATAGTATTTGTTAACGATAAAAATATAAGAAAAATTAAAAAAGATAAAATTTTCCTTTGCATTTTTTGTTCTTAACTCCTTTGAAGTAAAACTAAATGTATTTATTTAGTAACCCATTATTTATGTCCTGTAAGTTAAAATTTATTGGAAATATGATACGATAGTATAGAATATTGTACAAATAAAAAGAAAATAGTTCTCCCGTAATTATACATAATACGGTTCTCCCATATAGAACGAATAATAAGAAATATCACAATATTGCTTAGACATAAAAAGAAGCCCGAAGTGTTATTCTTCTAAATTAGTATAACTCAAATTGCATTTTGGAAAATAATCTTCACCTGTTAACGTTTTATTATAAAGCTACCATAAATGAATTTACTTAACATGGAATAAAATATATAAACAAGTAGTGAATCCTTGCTAAATAACAAAGACCTATCTACGTACTCACTATAAACAACGATTAATTAGATTAAGCGCATAAAAGGAAATACGTTGTCTTGTTATAACAAAGGATTCACCACCTACAAAAGATAAATGTAGTAAATTCATTCTTATAAAGTGATTTCTTACAATTTATCGGGTATATAAAAAGCTCAAATACCTTTTTGATATGTTTACTTCTATATAGTTATTATATATTCATCATATATTTACACAAAATACTTGACACTAACCGTCTCTCTTTTCAACTTATATATCATAATTTAGT encodes:
- a CDS encoding GGDEF domain-containing protein, whose translation is MQRKILSFLIFLIFLSLTNTITAYAENKTVIKVGYPIQGRLTEKDSEGNYFGYSVDYLNEIKKYTGWDYEFVEVEGTLNEQLTTLLEMLKNGDIDLLGAVKYYDSLAEIYDYPSYNYGLAYTTLAVKQEDSRWLSNDFQNWNGIKVGIYPGQKKRAQELEKFANINGFTYQIVEIDTYDELLEELFNGNIDAILQVDISINRKLKSIAKFSPEPYYLVTTKGNQEVINKLNSALAKIDSSNPYLQSVLYDKYFNINNQFAISEENKEYIKSLGTINVMLIDGNAPIQYYDEEPKGIAISYLEKLKQETGLSYKVIVAKDYNDCIKKKSKYDIDLFVGLPTNSNLISEFDLTLSIPYLESRSIYVSNKESKMKRSDEEHFIYNISDCLNKMNKNECEAAYLDSYCTNFYLQKKAKYKNIKLDYSDSSLLQYSMGIVDKDNNSYLLSIINSFINSISAEENQEIIYNNTIIHIKYPLIDFIKTHSMHIIVFALLLFIVGILIYVRNIKIKNAMLDKIAVEHKRYIELSKLTNECLFEYNYAKDMFKIYNNKIIFDGTNLIENFMSYTRYDFLKDLIRSKKDDTRDFLLEEHNEKKWCRVILKVIKNDNGIVTYALGKLYDINEEIIKNKALLEKAKRDPLTNLYNRVAAEEQIELLLKKDCTKGILILLDIDNFKSVNDSLGHPVGDSLLVEFSQLLNRFFSKEDVTCRLGGDEFLIFLHSSMNEDSLSEKLDSFINQCNHSIFQKYSENVSISIGVAIVTDDVYMYEDLYKKADYAMYVAKFGGKNGFFISDGTECMRQECIQCKTYCKRREYLKKRLSNNGTDF
- the gatC gene encoding Asp-tRNA(Asn)/Glu-tRNA(Gln) amidotransferase subunit GatC, coding for MKITDEIITYVAALAKLELSESEKEKAKEDLGKILDYIDIMNELDTNDIEPMSHAFQMKNVFREDVVTNGDDRENILRNAKKQKDGSFMVPKTVE
- the aspS gene encoding aspartate--tRNA(Asn) ligase, encoding MEFVTGLKEKKALEISDILKGDYAGKEVVIRGAVHTIRDMSEFSFIIVRKYEGLVQCVFYEGMEGFDIKSLKEGATIEAKGVVSLEERAPNGFEIRLQEVSILSEPAPDTTMPIPISKWKLNTSLETKLSLRPISLRNIRERAIFKIQEGIIRGFRDFLFSQHFTEIRTPKIVAGNAEGGANVFKLEYFGKKAFLAQSPQFYKQMMVGVYDRVFEAAPVFRAEKHNTTRHLNEYTSLDFEMGYIDSFTEIMDMEAAMLNYVFELLEKEYAKELSILNVTLPNVSKIPTVRFDKAKELVAEKYDRKIKNPYDLEPEEEVLIGKYFKEEFDSDFVFVTHYPSKKRPFYAMDDKEDPKFTLSFDLLFKGMEITTGGQRIHSYEEQVAKMEARGMDISDFTNYLMIHKHGMPPHGGLGIGLERLTMRLLDETNVRETTMFPRDVSRLEP